From the genome of Haloferax sp. Atlit-12N:
GGCGTATCGCGTGCTCCCGTCGGCGTACGCGTCCTCCGAGGCAGTCGGGCGCGGGAACGCCCTGAGTCGCCCGGCGCGCTGCACCTCGGAGACGTAGACGTGCGGGGCCTCGACGTGAACGACCTCGACCTCGCGGCCCGTCTCGTCGCCGGCGATGGACTCGCGGTAGCCGAGCGTCCAGCGGTACGACCGGTTCGCCGCGGCCCTCCGGTGAGCCGCCGCGAGGAGCGTCGCGTTCTCGACGCCTGCGGTAGTCACGCCGGGAGCGACCACCCGCGGTTCGGGCGTCGGCGTCGGGTCGGAAGTCGTCGCCGCGGCCGGCGTCGGGGACGACGGCTGTTGCCCTCCCAGCGCGTCACCGAGCGTCGGCACGCCGCCCGAACCGGCGGTCACGACGACCGCCGCGAGGAGGAGCGCGACGAAGAGGAGCGGCGCGACCGGGAGCGACGAGAGCGCGGGAGGAAGCACGGACGCGAGCGGCCCGGTCCGCGCGCCGCCTGCGCGCTCCGCACTTCCTGCACCACCGCCTCCGCCGTCGGCCGGCAAGTCGGCGAGGCGGACGCCGAAGTGGTCGGCGACGAGGTCGTCGCCGCGGCCGTCGGGGAGGCCGTATCGGACGAGTTCGTAGAGGTCGTCGACTGAGAGGACGCGGGCGTCGTCGGGGGCCGCGCGCCGAGTTCGCGCGGGGTCGCCGAGCGCGACGACGACTGTCGCCTCGTCGGGAACCGACGGCGACAGGGAAAACCGAGGACGGGAGCCGACCGCGAGTCGCTCGGTTCGGTCGCCTCGGCGGGCGACGACGAGGCCGTCTTCGACGGTCGTTTCCCACCCGCGGGCGGTCCAGAGGTCGGCGAGGAATCGGCGGCGGTCGCTGGGGCCGGCGGCGCGAACCAAGTCGCCGAAGCGCGAGCGACGAGACTGCCGCATCGTCCGGTATTAGGGCTCGATAGCGAAAGCATCACCGGGCGGTCGCTGAGGGGCGGTCGCTGAGGGGCGGTCGCTGAGGAGCGGTTACTGAGGCTCGTCGCAGCCGGCCGGTCCGTTTCGACTCGGTCCGGCTCGGACAGACCCGCTCCCACCCGGTCAGCGGTTCGCCGAGTTCTCGTACTCCGACAGCCGGGCCGACACCTGCTCGTCCATCGTCGCCAACACGGCGTCGAGGTCGCGGCCGTCGAACAGTTCGGACAGTCCCTCCGACACGATGGTCCTGACAGTCGTGAAGGGGCCGACGCGAGCGCCGCGGGTGGCCGGCGTGTCGTCAGTCTCGGCCAGTTGGTCGAACGCGACCGCGAAGCCGGGGTGCTCGTCGAACCAGCCGTCGTCGCGGAGGAGGTCCCGCGTCCGCCGGTGAACCGGGAAGTAGCCCGTCCGGCGGTGCCAGCGGCGCTGTTGTTCGGGCCGGGTCAGCCACGCGATGAATTCACCTGCGGCGGCCTGTTCCCGGGATTCGACGCCGTCTGCGACCCACAGCGACGCGCCGCCGACGACAACGCCCTCGCGTGACGACCCGGGCGCGGGGAACCGCCCGACTTCGGCGGCGAACCCACGGTCGGCGGCCCCTCGAACGACCGACGAGGCGCTCGAACTGGAATCCACGAGCATCGCGGCGCGGCCGTCGAGGAACGCCTCGCGCGCGTCTCGCCGGGCCTCGACGCCGGGGTCGAACAGCAGGTCGTTTTGTTCGAGGTCGCGCCACCACTCGAACACCCGCGTCCCGACCGGACCGTCGAGATTCGAGGTTCGGGCGGTACCGCTCCGCCCGTTGTCGGCGTCGAAGAGGCACTCGCCGGCGGCCGCGAACCACTGCTCGACGAACCAGCTGTAGTTCGCCCACGTCGCGCCGTAGTCGACCGCGCCGCTCGTCTTCAGCGTCGCCGCGGCCGAGGTGACCTCGTCGAACGTCGCCGGCGGGTCGTCGGGGTCGAGTCCGGCCCGCTCGAACGCGTCGGCGTTGTAGTACAACACGGGGTTCGAGGCGTTGAACGGCATCGACCAGAGCGCGCCGTCGTGGCGGTAGTAGTTCGCGATTTCGGGGACGAGTTCGCTCGCGGACGCCCCGTCGGGGAGCACCGATTCGACGGGGGCGAACGCCCCGCTGTCGAGGGCACGCTGGGTCCCGACCTCGTACAGTTGCGCGATGGTCGGCGGCGTTCCAGACCGGGCCGCGGCGAGGGTCGCGTCGAACGTGCCGCGGTAGCTCCCCTTCGACGCGGTGTCGACGCGGACGCCGTCGTGGTCGGCGTTGAACTCGTCGACGAGCGACTCTAACACCGCCGCCTTGTCGCCGGACATGCCGTGCCAGAACTGGACGACGGTCTGTCCGGACTCGGTCGCCTCGGCGTGGAGGCGGTAGCCGTCGATGGAGTCCTGAAGCTGGGCCGCCTGGTCCGAAAGCGCGTCTATCTTCGTCACCGCCTCGGAGAGCGATACGGTCTGTCGGCGCGCCGACCCGGCGGCGTCGGCCGCGAGCGCCGCGGTTTCGTCGCTTATCTCGCCGACGCCGTCCGCTTGGCTCACGACCTCTTGGGAGGTCGCCGCCTGCGAGTCCGTGGCGTCAGAAATCTCGTGGAGGCTCCCGTTCGTCTCCTCGAGGTCGGAGACGACGCCGTCGAGCGCCGACAGCGCGTCCTGAATCGTCTCGCTCCCCTCGTCGAGGCGCTCGCTCGTGTCGGTGATGTCCTCGACCGTCGCGGCCGACTGGGCGCGAATCGTCTCGATTGTCGATTCGATGTCGGCGGTCGCGGCCTGCGTCTCCTCGGCGAGCGACTTCACCTCGTCCGCGACGACGGCGAAGCCCGAACCGGCCTCTCCCGCGCGGGCGGCCTCGATGGAGGCGTTGAGCGCGAGGATGTTCGTCTGCTCCGCGATGTCCGAGATTTTGGTCGCGATGCCGGTGATGTCGTCGATGCGGTCGTCGAGTTCCGCGACGCGCTCGACCGTCGCGTCGGTCCGCTCGCCGATGGCCGCCAACTCGTCGATGGCGGTCTCGGCGGCGCGCTTCCCTCGGTCGCCGCGGTCGACGGCCTCGTCGGTCGCGTGCCTGATTTCGTCGGCGGAGGCCGCGACCTCCTCGATGGTGGCCGAGAGGTTCCGCATCTCGTCTGCGACCTCCTCGACGCTCTCGCTCTGCCGGCGCGCGCCCGCCGCGATGTCGTCGACGGAGCCCGCGACCGACCGGCTCTCCTCGCGGCTCTCCTCGGCGGCGTCAGCCACGATTCGGGTCGATGCCGAGACCTGGTCGGCGAAGGCGTCGACGTTCCGCATCGCGGTCTGCCGCTCCTCGAACAGTTTGTTGAGGAGGCGGGCGTGGCGCGCGAGCGCCGGGTCGTCGGGGACTTCGACCCGGACCGTCAGGTCGCCCTCGATACAGCGTTCGATAGCCGCGGAGAGGTCGTCGAGGTCGTCGAGCGCGGCGTCGGTATCGACGGCGGCGGTCGACTCCCCGTTCCTCGTCTCGATAGCGGCCGAGGGAGTTCCCCCGCCGTCGCTTCGCGCGTCGTCGTGTGTCTGCGCGCCTGCGCCTTCCGATTCAGCGTCGTCGTCCGCGCGCGACCCGAGCGCGGCCCGGACGGAGGCGCGAACCGACGACACTCGTCTCCGGAGGTGGCTGTCGTCGTCCATTGGTCCAGAAGATTTCTGGTCGGTGATAAGACCACGCCCCTGAGTATCAAATCTGAAGAACGGATTCGTGACTGGTGCTGCGTCTGTCGGTGACTCATTTAACGGGAGTAGCCCAATGTGACCGGATGTCACGGATATAATACAGTACGCCCACTCGCCGTATCTCGGATTCGAAGCCCGGCAGGTGAGCTTCGACAGATGTACCAGAAGTTCGAGGCGTTTCGTGAGTCTCGGCCCGCACGGTCGTCGCGCGACCGACAGCGCAAAGACCACCGCGTGGCAAGGGCCGACGATGAGCGAGGAGTCCGAGCGTCCGAAGCCGAGCGACTTCGGAACCGACGAGAACGCCCCGCCGGTCGACGAAAAGCCCTACAAGATAATCTTCGAGGCGAACAAGTGCTTCGGGGCCGGCCGGTGCGCCGAGGTCGCCGACAACTGGGAGATGGACCTCGAAACCGGCCTCGCCCGCGCGAAGTCCTACTTCGTCGGCGAGGACGAACTCGACGAGAACATCGAGGCTGCGGAGGTCTGCCCGGCGAAGAAGGGCCGCGGCGTCATCCACGTCATCGACCGCCGAACCGACGAGGAGCTATCGCCCGACCCCGACGGCGACGGGACGCTCTCGGTCGACTGGTAAAGCGAAAGCACTTTTCACCCCCTCGGAGAACGGGAGAGTGCGCGGGGGTGGCTGAGCTAGGCCAAAAGCGGCGGACTTAAGATCCGCTCCCGTAGGGGTTCGCGAGTTCAAATCTCGTCCCCCGCACTTGTACCGAGGAACTACGTGACGAGTGTCAAGTGCGGGGGACGAGATTTGAACACGACGAGTCGCAGCACCCGAGCGACAGCGGGGGTGACCGTCTCGGCACGGTTCACAATCTCGTCCCCCGCACTCGCTTCTGCGAACGATAGTGAGCGGAGTAACGGCTCTGGAGACGTGCATAAAAACTCGAGCCAGCGGCGATGCCCTCGTTGGCTACGCCGGTAGTTCGACGCCGAGTTGCGAGAACAGCGTCGCCATGCTCGCGGCGTCTTTCACTTCGACGATGGTTCCTTCGTCGATGCGGCGGTAGCTGAACCCGTCGACTTCGACCTGCGAGCCCGTCGGCTCGATGCCGCGGAACGTCCCGAGATGCGTGCCGCGGAGGGTCCACCAGACCATCACGGCGTCGCCCTCGGCGACTAGCTCGTTGATTTCGGTCGTCGCGTCCGGGAACGCGCCGTCCCACTCGCCGTGCAGTTCCTTGATGTCTTCGCGCGTGACGAGCGCCTCGTCGGACCCGCTTCGCGTCGTGGCGATGCGGACGGTGTCGGCGTACAGTTCGTCGAGCGCGTCGAGTTCGTCGCGGTTCCACGCCCGGTCGAACTCGGTTCGAATCAGGGTGCGGTTCTCCTCTGTGACCGTTCGTGTCGACATGCGTACCCATCCGGCGTCGCCGCGGCGACCAGTCCGGCCTCGCACCAACGCCATCGTGGAGTACGACCCGCGAAAGCATAGTGTAGTGCTACCAGATAGCATCCATCAGCGGATGGGCGTCGTGCGGATGAGCGGCAGGGATGGCTCAGCAGAGGCCGGCCGGATGCCGCGACCGGCGACCACGTTATCTCGGTTCCCCGCCAACGTGTAGGAATGGCTTCGACGCGTAGACACCGCTACTCGGATGGACAGGGGTTCGGCGACCCGTACGACGGGTTCGACCTCGGACCCCCGACGTACCTGGTGAACGGACGGCTCGTCGACCCCGCGGACGACCACGTCCTCGCCGAGCTGGTGGACGAGGCGGAACTCGACCCCGAGGCGGTCGACGCGGCGGCGCTCGTCGAGGTCGGACTGGCCTACGTCGCCATCGAGGAGTACGAACAGGCCGTCGACAGTTTCAGTCGGGCGGTCGCCTACGCCGACGAGGACTCGCCGACGGCGTGCGAGGCGTGGGTAAACAAGGGCGTCGCCCACGCCCAACTCGGCGAGTACGACGAAGCAATCGGCGCGTACCGCGAGGCGCTCCGCATCGACGACGACGGCGAGCACGCCGCGGCCGCGGAGACGAACCTCGCGTACGCGCTGTGGGAACTCGGCGACTCGTCGGGGCCGCTCGACCGCGCCGAGCGCGCCGTCGAACTCGACCCGCGACTCCCGCAAGCGTGGTACAACCGCGGCTTCTTCCTCGCCGAACGCGGCCTCCACGAGGAAGCCGTCCGCTGTTTCGACACCGCCATCTCACTCGGACTGCGCGATAGCTCGGTGCGGGGCGAGCGCGAGCGGTCCCTCGCG
Proteins encoded in this window:
- a CDS encoding extracellular solute-binding protein yields the protein MDDDSHLRRRVSSVRASVRAALGSRADDDAESEGAGAQTHDDARSDGGGTPSAAIETRNGESTAAVDTDAALDDLDDLSAAIERCIEGDLTVRVEVPDDPALARHARLLNKLFEERQTAMRNVDAFADQVSASTRIVADAAEESREESRSVAGSVDDIAAGARRQSESVEEVADEMRNLSATIEEVAASADEIRHATDEAVDRGDRGKRAAETAIDELAAIGERTDATVERVAELDDRIDDITGIATKISDIAEQTNILALNASIEAARAGEAGSGFAVVADEVKSLAEETQAATADIESTIETIRAQSAATVEDITDTSERLDEGSETIQDALSALDGVVSDLEETNGSLHEISDATDSQAATSQEVVSQADGVGEISDETAALAADAAGSARRQTVSLSEAVTKIDALSDQAAQLQDSIDGYRLHAEATESGQTVVQFWHGMSGDKAAVLESLVDEFNADHDGVRVDTASKGSYRGTFDATLAAARSGTPPTIAQLYEVGTQRALDSGAFAPVESVLPDGASASELVPEIANYYRHDGALWSMPFNASNPVLYYNADAFERAGLDPDDPPATFDEVTSAAATLKTSGAVDYGATWANYSWFVEQWFAAAGECLFDADNGRSGTARTSNLDGPVGTRVFEWWRDLEQNDLLFDPGVEARRDAREAFLDGRAAMLVDSSSSASSVVRGAADRGFAAEVGRFPAPGSSREGVVVGGASLWVADGVESREQAAAGEFIAWLTRPEQQRRWHRRTGYFPVHRRTRDLLRDDGWFDEHPGFAVAFDQLAETDDTPATRGARVGPFTTVRTIVSEGLSELFDGRDLDAVLATMDEQVSARLSEYENSANR
- a CDS encoding ferredoxin, with product MSEESERPKPSDFGTDENAPPVDEKPYKIIFEANKCFGAGRCAEVADNWEMDLETGLARAKSYFVGEDELDENIEAAEVCPAKKGRGVIHVIDRRTDEELSPDPDGDGTLSVDW
- a CDS encoding ester cyclase is translated as MSTRTVTEENRTLIRTEFDRAWNRDELDALDELYADTVRIATTRSGSDEALVTREDIKELHGEWDGAFPDATTEINELVAEGDAVMVWWTLRGTHLGTFRGIEPTGSQVEVDGFSYRRIDEGTIVEVKDAASMATLFSQLGVELPA
- a CDS encoding tetratricopeptide repeat protein, which encodes MASTRRHRYSDGQGFGDPYDGFDLGPPTYLVNGRLVDPADDHVLAELVDEAELDPEAVDAAALVEVGLAYVAIEEYEQAVDSFSRAVAYADEDSPTACEAWVNKGVAHAQLGEYDEAIGAYREALRIDDDGEHAAAAETNLAYALWELGDSSGPLDRAERAVELDPRLPQAWYNRGFFLAERGLHEEAVRCFDTAISLGLRDSSVRGERERSLALLEDAVENETETEASVDSTPHRVRDSGADAAKSDPTDATDPAVRE